The proteins below are encoded in one region of Silene latifolia isolate original U9 population chromosome 2, ASM4854445v1, whole genome shotgun sequence:
- the LOC141642963 gene encoding agamous-like MADS-box protein AGL15: MQDQLLMEQLELSRLQEQKALLENESLHRQVAKLQGFVTPTEKSEEMYLEYYPIKRKVSPDKVVALASGEFEKEDSDVTLHLGPPCGETRKRKACESESGSPTVSP, translated from the exons ATGCAAGACCAGTTATTGATGGAGCAGCTGGAGCTCTCACGCTTACAG GAACAAAAGGCATTGCTGGAGAATGAGAGCTTACACAGACAG GTGGCAAAACTTCAAGGCTTTGTGACACCAACTGAGAAATCTGAGGAGATGTATCTAGAATACTATCCCATAAAGAGAAAGGTTTCTCCTGACAAAGTTGTTGCTTTAGCTAGCGGTGAATTTGAGAAAGAAGATTCAGATGTTACGCTCCACCTAGG GCCACCATGTGGTGAAACGCGGAAAAGGAAGGCATGTGAGAGCGAGTCCGGAAGTCCAACAGTTAGTCCCTGA